One window of Aspergillus oryzae RIB40 DNA, chromosome 3 genomic DNA carries:
- the prp8 gene encoding U4/U6-U5 snRNP complex subunit PRP8 (U5 snRNP spliceosome subunit), with the protein MASLPPPPPPGWGASAPPSMPLAPPPPGYQPPADPTVAKFAQKKNEWLRTQRNRFGEKRKGGFVETQKADMPPEHLRKIVRDIGDVSQKKFSNEKRSYLGALKFMPHAVLKLLENMPMPWESSREVKVLYHVNGCLTLVNETPRVIEPVFHAQWATMWVCMRREKSDRRHFKRMRFPPFDDEEPPLSWSENIEDVEPLEPIQMELDENEDSPVYEWFYDHRPLLDTPHVNGPSYKKWNLSLPQMATLYRLSHQLLSDVVDENYFHMFDLNSFFTAKALNVAIPGGPRFEPLYKDIDPNDEDFSEFNAIDRIIFRAPIRTEYRVAYPFLYNTLPRSVKVSWFSHPQVVYVRTDDPNLPAFYFDPVINPISSRSVAPKNITVSHEDEIFGPGNNEDEFELPGEVEPFFADEELYTPETASAIALWWAPHPFNKRSGKMVRAQDVPLVKQWYLEHCPQGQPVKVRVSYQKLLKTFVLNELHKKKPKAQNKQNLLKTLKSTKFFQQTTIDWVEAGLQVCRQGFNMLNLLIHRKNLTYLHLDYNFNLKPVKTLTTKERKKSRFGNAFHLMREILRLTKLIVDAQVQYRLGNIDAFQLADGILYAFNHVGQLTGMYRYKYKLMHQIRSCKDLKHLIYYRFNSGPVGKGPGCGFWAPAWRVWLFFMRGIIPLLERWLGNLLSRQFEGRHSKGVAKTVTKQRVESHFDLELRASVMADLMDMMPEGIKQNKVNTVLQHLSEAWRCWKSNIPWKVPGLPAPIENIILRYVKSKADWWISVAHYNRERIRRGATVDKTVAKKNLGRLTRLWLKAEQERQHNYLKDGPYVSSEEAVAIYTTMVHWLESRKFSPIPFPSVSYKHDTKILILALERLREAYSVKGRLNQSQREELALIEQAYDSPGTTLARIKRFLLTQRAFKEVGIDMNDNYSHINPVYDVEPIEKITDAYLDQYLWYQAEQRHLFPSWIKPSDSEVPPLLTYKWAQGINNLSNVWETADGETNVMIETELSKVYEKIDLTLLNRLLRLIMDHNLADYITSKNNVQLSYKDMNHTNSYGLIRGLQFSGFVFQFYGLMIDLLLLGLQRASEMAGPPQSPNDFLQFRDRATETRHPIRLYTRYVDRIWVFFRFSADESRDLIQRFLTENPDPNFENVIGYKNKKCWPRDCRMRLMRHDVNLGRAVFWDLKNRLPRSITTIEWDDTFSSVYSKDNPNLLFSMSGFEVRILPKIRNQNEEFSVKDSVWSLVDNTTKERTAHAFLQVTEEDIQKFNNRIRQILMSSGSTTFTKIANKWNTALIALFTYYREAAVSTVNLLDTIVKCETKIQTRVKIGLNSKMPSRFPPAVFYTPKELGGLGMISGSHILIPASDKRWSKQTDTGITHFRAGMSHDEETLIPNIFRYIIPWEAEFIDSQRVWMEYSQKRQEAQQQNRRLTLEDLEDSWDRGLPRINTLFQKDRSTLSFDKGFRLRAEFKQYQLMKSNPFWWTSQRHDGKLWNLNAYRTDVIQALGGVETILEHTLFKATAFPSWEGLFWERASGFEESMKFKKLTNAQRSGLNQIPNRRFTLWWSPTINRANVYVGFQVQLDLTGIFLHGKIPTLKISLIQIFRAHLWQKIHESVVMDLCQVFDQELEQLGIEAVQKETIHPRKSYKMNSSCADILLFATNKWNVTRPSLLFDTKDVYEPTTTNKFWLDVQLRYGDYDSHDIERYVRAKYLDYTTDSMSIYPSATGLMIGIDLAYNLYSAYGQYFPGLKTLIQQAMAKVMKANPALYVLRERIRKGLQLYASESNQEFLNSQNYSELFSPQIQLFIDDTNVYRVTIHKTFEGNLTTKPINGAIFIFNPRTGQLFLKIIHTSVWAGQKRLGQLAKWKTAEEVAALIRSLPVEEQPKQLIVTRKGLLDPLEVHLLDFPNISIRASELQLPFQAAMKVEKLADMILRATEPQMVLFNLYDEWLKSISPYTAFSRLILILRALHVNIDKAKIILRPDKTVITQEHHIWPSLSDEDWIKVEVQLRDLILNDYGKKNNVNVQSLTSSEVRDIILGMEISAPSLQRQQAAEIEKQQEEQKQLTAVTTKTQNVRGEEIIVTTTSQYEQQSFASKTEWRTRAIATSNLRTRANNIYISSDEVRDEGYTYIMPKNILKRFITIADLRVQVAGYLYGSSPPDNDQVKEVRTIVMIPQVGNTREVQLPHQLPQHDYLNNLEPLGVIHTISGNEPPYMTAMDVTQHARLMNEHSSWDKKTVTMTVSFTPGSVSLAAWGLTPQGYKWGAENKDTTSDQPQGFSTSMGEKCQLLLSDKIRGYFLVPEDNVWNYSFMGSSFGSVEKRPVYVKIDTPLRFYDDQHRPLHFQNFAELEDIWVDRSDNFA; encoded by the coding sequence ATGGCATCATTaccccctcctccacctccagGATGGGGTGCATCGGCACCACCGTCGATGCCTCTGgctccgccgccgccgggATATCAGCCGCCAGCTGATCCGACCGTCGCAAAATTTgctcagaaaaagaacgaaTGGCTCCGAACGCAACGAAACCGATtcggagagaagagaaagggtgGATTTGTTGAAACACAGAAGGCGGACATGCCCCCAGAGCACCTACGAAAGATCGTACGAGACATCGGCGATGTATCGCAGAAGAAGTTCAGCAACGAAAAGCGTAGCTATCTCGGCGCGCTTAAATTCATGCCCCACGCGGTCTTGAAGCTGTTGGAAAACATGCCTATGCCTTGGGAGTCTTCTAGGGAAGTAAAGGTGCTATACCACGTTAACGGCTGTCTCACGTTGGTAAATGAGACTCCTAGAGTTATCGAACCCGTCTTCCATGCCCAGTGGGCGACAATGTGGGTGTGTATGCGCAGAGAAAAGAGTGATCGTAGACACTTCAAGAGAATGCGCTTTCCTCcctttgatgatgaagaaccaCCACTGTCCTGgtcggagaatatcgagGACGTCGAGCCGTTAGAGCCCATCCAGATGGAACTCGACGAGAATGAGGATTCCCCCGTCTATGAGTGGTTTTACGATCATCGACCTCTCCTTGATACGCCCCACGTTAATGGTCCTAGTTATAAGAAGTGGAACCTATCCCTGCCGCAGATGGCGACTCTGTATCGTCTAAGTCATCAACTCCTCAGTGACGTGGTAGACGAGAACTACTTCCACATGTTCGATCTGAACAGCTTTTTCACTGCAAAGGCTCTAAACGTTGCTATCCCCGGTGGTCCTCGCTTCGAACCGTTGTACAAGGACATCGACCCCAACGACGAAGACTTCAGTGAATTTAACGCCATCGACCGTATAATTTTCCGTGCCCCCATTCGCACGGAATACCGAGTTGCATATCCTTTCCTGTACAATACTCTCCCCAGAAGCGTGAAAGTTTCTTGGTTCTCCCATCCGCAAGTTGTTTATGTTCGGACCGACGACCCCAACCTTCCTGCGTTTTACTTCGACCCTGTAATTAATCCAATCTCCTCTCGCTCCGTCGCTCCCAAGAACATCACTGTCAGCCATGAAGATGAAATCTTCGGACCAGGAAACAACGAAGACGAGTTCGAGCTTCCTGGAGAAGTCGAGCCTTTCTTCGCAGATGAGGAGCTTTACACCCCCGAGACCGCATCAGCTATCGCGCTCTGGTGGGCTCCTCATCCATTCAACAAGCgctctggaaagatggtTCGTGCACAGGATGTGCCATTGGTGAAGCAATGGTACCTCGAGCATTGCCCACAGGGCCAACCTGTCAAAGTTCGCGTGTCTTACCAGAAGCTTCTGAAAACGTTTGTGCTTAACGAGCTTCATaagaagaagcccaaggCCCAGAATAAACAAAACTTGCTGAAGACCCTGAAATCGACCAAATTCTTCCAACAGACAACGATCGACTGGGTTGAGGCTGGTTTGCAAGTCTGCCGCCAGGGTTTCAATATGCTCAACTTGTTGATTCATCGCAAGAACTTGACATACCTGCATTTGGACTACAACTTCAACCTGAAGCCGGTTAAGACTCTGACCACaaaggagcggaagaagtCTCGTTTCGGCAATGCTTTCCACTTGATGAGAGAAATTCTGCGTCTAACTAAGCTGATTGTTGATGCGCAAGTCCAGTATCGTCTGGGCAACATCGATGCTTTCCAATTAGCTGATGGTATTCTTTATGCTTTCAACCATGTGGGACAGCTGACCGGTATGTACCGTTACAAGTACAAGCTGATGCATCAGATCCGTTCTTGTAAGGACTTGAAGCACTTGATCTACTACCGATTCAACTCTGGCCCGGTGGGCAAAGGACCTGGATGTGGTTTCTGGGCACCGGCCTGGCGTGTTTGGCTGTTCTTCATGCGTGGTatcattcctcttcttgagaGATGGCTTGGGAACTTGCTGTCCCGTCAGTTTGAGGGTCGCCACAGCAAGGGTGTTGCGAAGACAGTCACAAAGCAGCGTGTGGAGTCTCATTTCGATCTCGAACTTCGTGCGTCCGTCATGGCCGACTTGATGGATATGATGCCCGAGGGTatcaagcagaacaaggtcAATACTGTCCTTCAACATCTCTCGGAGGCTTGGAGATGCTGGAAGAGTAACATTCCTTGGAAGGTTCCTGGGTTGCCTGCTCCTATCGAAAATATCATCCTTCGGTATGTCAAGAGCAAGGCCGACTGGTGGATTTCTGTCGCGCACTACAACCGTGAACGTATTCGCCGTGGTGCTACTGTGGATAAGACCGTTGCCAAGAAGAACCTTGGCCGACTCACTCGGTTGTGGCTCAAGGCGGAACAGGAGAGGCAGCACAACTATCTGAAGGATGGTCCTTACGTGTCGTCTGAAGAGGCTGTTGCTATCTACACCACTATGGTACATTGGCTCGAGTCCCGCAAGTTCTCTCCAATTCCATTCCCTAGCGTTTCCTACAAGCATGATACCAAGATTTTGATCCTTGCTCTGGAACGTTTACGTGAAGCATACTCCGTCAAAGGTAGACTCAATCAGAGTCAGCGTGAAGAGCTCGCTCTTATTGAACAGGCCTACGATTCCCCTGGAACGACACTAGCCAGAATCAAGCGATTCCTTTTGACCCAGCGAGCGTTCAAGGAAGTCGGCATCGACATGAACGATAATTACAGTCACATCAACCCCGTATACGATGTTGAGCCTATTGAGAAGATCACCGACGCCTACCTGGATCAGTATCTCTGGTATCAGGCAGAACAGCGCcacctcttcccctcttggATCAAGCCTTCTGATTCCGAAGTTCCTCCGCTGTTGACATACAAGTGGGCGCAAGGTATTAACAACTTGTCCAATGTTTGGGAAACTGCCGATGGCGAGACAAACGTGATGATTGAGACGGAGTTGTCGAAGGTTTATGAGAAGATCGATCTTACTCTCTTGAACCGACTGCTGCGCTTGATCATGGACCACAACTTGGCCGACTACATCACCTCTAAGAACAACGTGCAGCTCAGCTACAAGGATATGAACCACACGAACAGCTACGGTTTGATTCGGGGTCTGCAATTCTCTGGCTTTGTCTTCCAGTTCTATGGTTTGATGATTGAtctgctgcttcttggacttcAGAGAGCTAGTGAAATGGCGGGTCCACCTCAGAGTCCTAATGACTTCCTGCAGTTTAGAGATCGTGCCACCGAGACCAGGCATCCTATCCGTCTGTACACCCGCTACGTCGACAGGATTTGGGTGTTCTTCAGATTTTCTGCAGACGAGTCTAGGGATCTTATTCAGCGTTTCTTGACGGAAAATCCAGATCCCAACTTCGAAAACGTTATCGGTTATAAGAATAAGAAGTGCTGGCCGCGTGATTGCCGAATGCGTTTGATGCGGCACGATGTCAACCTGGGTCGCGCTGTATTCTGGGATTTGAAGAACCGTCTGCCGAGGTCAATTACGACAATCGAATGGGACGATACCTTTTCTAGCGTCTACAGCAAGGACAACCCCAACCTTTTGTTCTCCATGTCCGGATTTGAGGTCCGCATTCTTCCAAAGATCCGCAATCAGAATGAAGAGTTCTCAGTGAAAGACAGCGTTTGGTCTTTGGTCGACAACACGACGAAGGAACGCACAGCTCATGCCTTCCTCCAGGTTACAGAGGAGGACATCCAGAAATTCAACAACAGAATTCGTCAAATCCTCATGTCTTCCGGTTCCACGACCTTCACTAAGATCGCTAACAAGTGGAACACGGCCTTGATTGCTCTCTTCACCTACTACCGTGAGGCCGCTGTATCGACTGTCAACCTTTTGGATACGATCGTCAAGTGTGAGACCAAGATCCAGACCCGTGTCAAGATTGGATTGAACTCCAAGATGCCGTCCCGTTTTCCTCCGGCTGTTTTCTACACTCCAAAGGAATTGGGAGGTTTGGGTATGATCTCTGGATCCCACATCCTTATCCCTGCTAGTGACAAGAGGTGGTCGAAGCAAACCGATACCGGTATTACTCATTTCAGAGCCGGTATGTCACATGACGAGGAAACATTGATCCCCAACATCTTCCGGTACATCATTCCTTGGGAAGCCGAGTTTATCGACTCTCAAAGAGTATGGATGGAGTACTCTCAGAAGCGACAGGAGGCTCAACAGCAAAACCGCCGTTTGACGCTTGAGGACCTGGAGGACAGCTGGGACCGTGGTCTGCCTCGTATCAACACTCTGTTCCAGAAGGATCGCAGTACTCTCAGCTTTGATAAAGGATTCCGTCTTCGAGCAGAATTTAAGCAGTACCAGCTTATGAAGAGTAATCCATTTTGGTGGACAAGCCAGCGTCACGATGGTAAATTGTGGAACTTGAACGCCTACCGTACTGACGTCATTCAAGCTCTGGGTGGTGTAGAGACAATTTTGGAACACACTCTGTTCAAGGCCACAGCTTTTCCATCATGGGAAGGTCTCTTTTGGGAGAGAGCTTCGGGCTTCGAAGAGAGTATGAAGTTTAAGAAGCTTACCAATGCTCAAAGATCTGGTTTGAACCAAATTCCTAACCGTCGCTTCACTCTATGGTGGTCCCCGACTATCAATCGTGCCAACGTCTATGTCGGTTTCCAGGTCCAACTGGATCTGACAGGTATTTTCTTACACGGAAAGATCCCTACACTCAAGATTTCCTTGATTCAGATCTTCCGTGCCCACTTGTGGCAGAAGATCCACGAGTCCGTTGTCATGGACTTGTGTCAAGTCTTTGACCAAGAACTTGAGCAGCTGGGAATTGAAGCCGTCCAGAAGGAGACTATCCATCCACGTAAGTCGTACAAGATGAACAGTTCATGTGCGGACATTTTACTTTTCGCCACGAACAAATGGAACGTCACCCGGCCCTCTCTGCTGTTTGACACGAAGGATGTGTACGAACCTACTACGACGAACAAGTTCTGGCTTGATGTGCAGCTAAGATACGGTGACTACGATTCTCACGACATCGAGAGATACGTTCGTGCGAAGTACCTGGACTACACGACCGACAGCATGAGCATTTATCCTTCCGCTACTGGTTTGATGATCGGAATTGACCTCGCATACAACCTCTACTCGGCATACGGACAATACTTCCCCGGTCTCAAGACCCTGATCCAGCAAGCTATGGCTAAGGTCATGAAGGCTAACCCCGCCTTGTATGTGCTGAGAGAGCGTATCCGGAAGGGTCTGCAGCTGTATGCGTCTGAGAGTAACCAAGAGTTCCTTAACTCCCAGAACTACTCGGAGCTTTTCAGTCCTCAGATCCAGTTATTCATCGATGATACCAATGTTTACCGTGTCACAATTCACAAGACTTTCGAAGGCAATCTTACAACGAAGCCTATCAACGGTGCCATTTTCATCTTCAACCCCAGAACTGGACAGCTCTTCTTGAAGATCATCCATACCAGCGTTTGGGCGGGGCAGAAGCGTCTGGGTCAATTGGCCAAGTGGAAGACCGCGGAAGAAGTGGCGGCTCTCATTCGATCCTTGCCGGTTGAAGAACAGCCGAAACAGCTTATTGTCACTCGGAAGGGTCTATTGGACCCACTTGAGGTCCACCTTCTTGACTTCCCTAACATTTCGATCCGTGCTTCTGAGCTCCAGCTGCCATTCCAGGCTGCTATGAAGGTGGAGAAGCTCGCTGACATGATTCTTCGGGCGACAGAACCTCAGATGGTTCTGTTCAACCTCTACGATGAATGGCTGAAGTCCATCTCGCCCTATACCGCCTTCTCCCGACTCATCCTTATCTTGCGTGCTCTGCACGTCAACATTGACAAAGCCAAGATCATCCTGAGACCCGACAAGACTGTTATCACCCAAGAGCACCACATCTGGCCCTCGTTGTCTGATGAGGATTGGATCAAGGTCGAAGTGCAGTTGCGTGACTTGATTCTTAATGActatggaaagaagaacaatgTCAACGTTCAGAGCTTGACAAGCAGTGAAGTCAGGGATATCATTTTGGGTATGGAGATCAGTGCGCCTTCGTTGCAGCGACAGCAGGCAGCCGAGATCGAGAAGCAgcaggaagaacagaagcaGCTCACGGCTGTGACAACGAAGACCCAGAACGTCCGTGGTGAAGAGATCATCGTGACCACTACATCACAATACGAACAGCAGTCGTTCGCGTCCAAGACCGAATGGCGCACCCGTGCCATTGCGACATCGAACTTGCGGACCAGGGCGAACAACATCTACATCTCTTCAGACGAGGTCCGTGACGAGGGATATACTTACATTATGCCTAAGAAcatcctcaagcgattcatTACTATCGCCGATCTTCGGGTGCAAGTTGCCGGATATCTTTATGGTAGCTCACCGCCTGATAATGATCAGGTGAAGGAGGTTCGCACCATTGTGATGATCCCGCAAGTCGGAAATACACGGGAAGTCCAACTGCCGCACCAATTGCCCCAGCATGACTACTTGAATAACCTTGAGCCCCTGGGAGTGATTCATACTATCTCGGGCAACGAGCCGCCGTATATGACGGCAATGGATGTTACTCAACACGCCCGACTGATGAATGAGCACTCCAGCTGGGATAAGAAGACGGTGACGATGACCGTTTCATTCACCCCGGGATCCGTGTCACTGGCTGCTTGGGGCCTCACGCCGCAGGGTTACAAGTGGGGTGCCGAGAACAAGGACACGACGTCTGACCAACCGCAGGGCTTCTCGACTAGCATGGGGGAGAAGTGCCAGCTGTTACTCAGTGACAAGATTCGCGGTTATTTCCTGGTTCCCGAGGATAATGTGTGGAACTATAGTTTCATGGGCAGCTCCTTCGGCAGTGTCGAGAAACGGCCAGTGTACGTGAAGATCGACACGCCCCTGAGGTTTTATGACGATCAACACCGGCCACTGCACTTCCAAAACTTTGCAGAACTGGAGGATATTTGGGTTGATCGATCTGATAACTTTGCATGA